In Polyangia bacterium, the sequence TGCGCTGGCTGATCGGCAAACCCAGGCCGGTGCCTTTTTCCTTGGTGGTGAAGAACGGAATGAAGAGGTTGCGCAGATCGCCGGGCGGGATGCCCACGCCGGTGTCGCGAAAGCGCACCTCGAGAAACGCTGCCGCAGCGCCGCGGCGGGTGGCCCGGCGCAGGCTGGTCGACAGCAGCAGTTGCCCACCTTGCGGCATCGCCTGCAGCGCATTCAGCGACAGGTTCAAGAACACCTGCAACAGCTGTTCGGCGTCGGCGCGCACGGGCGGCAGACCCTCCGCCAGGCGGCTGTTGATCTCGACGGCGCTGTTCTGTTCCTTGGCGATCAATTGCAATGTCTTCTTCAGGACCTCGTTCACTTCGAGAGGCCGCTGCTCGCCGCGGTACGGACGGGCGTAGTCCAAGAACTGCGAGACGATCTTGTTCAGGCGGTTCACTTCCTCGACGATGATGTCCAGGAACTCTTTCGTGCTGTCGCCGGTCTGTTTGGCCGCCGCCGGCTGCAGGAACTGCGCGGCGCCCTTGATCGATCCCAGCGGGTTGCGGATCTCGTGCGCCAGACCGGCGGCCATCTGGCCCAGCGCCGCCAGGCGATCGCGTTCTTTCATCCGTTCGTACACCTGCGAGTTCTGCAAGGTCACGCCGATGGTGGTGGCCACGCCGCGGAAGATCTCGATCTCGTCCGACGAATACGCCTCGCGCAGACGTTCATCGCGCAGGACCAGCGCGCCCAGCAGCTGATCCTCGCCGGAGAATCCCAGCGCCACCGAGCCGTTCATTTGTTCCAGCGTGCGCAGCATCAGCTGCAGGCTCTCGCGCTCCTCGGCGGGCATGGTGCGGCGGGCGGCGATCTCGCGCTCCAATCCCTCCAGCGAGATGACGCCGCTGCGGCGCAGGCGTTCGAAGAAAGATCGGTGGGTGATGGCGTCGAAGCGGCCCTCCGGCCGCGGGCCGACGTGGCCGGCCAGCTCGTAACCCGAGCCGTCGGGATCGACCAGATAGATCGACGCGTGGGTGATGCGCCGCGAATCCTCCAGCGCCGACAGCACGCGCGGCACCAGCACGCGCATGTCGATGACGTTGGCCAGATCGGCGCGCAGGGTTTCGATGCGCCGGGTGAGCTCGTACTTCTCCTGGAACATCCAGCGATTGATCGCCCCTTCGACCCGGCCGCGCAGCGGTTCCACCAGGATGACGATCGCCGTCGACGCCAGCAGCGTGTTGAAGAAGAACAGCCCCTGCTCGTCAGCGCCGACCCAGTACACCAGCACGCCGTAGATCAGCGTCAGGATGAAGACCAGCGTCCCCAGCACCACCATCCGACCGAGCAGCTCGTTCAGATCCAGCAGCCGGTAACGGACCAGGTTCTGCGACAGGAAGTAGAGATAGATGATGATGAAGACATTGCCGAAGCTGGGCCCGTGCGGGATCGCCTCCAGCACCGCCGACGTCACCGTGGCGACGCCGCCGACGACCAGATACAAAAGCCGGGTCTTCTCCACCCGTGAGGGCGTGGTTCGATAACGCTGGTAAAGATAAAAGACCGACAGGTAAAGACCGGCATAGACGTAGACCAGAAACACCACGCCGAACCAGGTGGTGGTGTGCAGCGGTTCGATGAAACGGGAAAAACCGAGCACGGTGTAGAAAATCCCGGCCCCCACCACCGTCGACCGGCTGAGCGGTGGCGGTCCCGCTTCGTCGCCCAGGAAGGCCTGGAAGAAACGCTGCGCCGTGGCCGGCAGCGACACCGCCACCACCAGCGACGCCCAGTAGAAAAGCCCGGCGTCAAAACGCTTGGCGACGAACGATAAAAGACTGTAAAGCGCTATGTTGAAAGAAAGGGTGGCGAACAGGACGTGGGCGCGGCGCCGCGGCTCGCGCAGCAAAACCGAGCCGCCGATGGCGAACGAGACGATGGCGGCCACCAGCGCCGATACGGGTTGAATGCTCAAGGCGGCGGGATCTTAACCCCAAAATGCCGGCGACGCGGCACGCGCATTTTTGCCGAGCGTGGCGCAGTCTGCTACATTTCGAAGGTCTCCACCGCAACGCCGAACTTGATCGGTTTCCCGACGCCCACCGGATCGCTCATGACCAATAGCGCTGTCCTGGTTCTAAACCGCCACTACCAGCCTATCCATGTCACCAGCGCCAAGCGCGCCTTCTCGCTGCTGTACGCTGGCGTGGCGCGGGTCATCGATCCCGAATTCAAGACCTTCGACTTCGAAAGCTGGGCCCAGCTGTCCGCCGAGGTCGCCGGCGACGATGTCATCCAGACCGTCAGCCGCGCCATTCGCGTGCCGCGGGTGATCGTGCTGCAGCTTTATGATCGCATCCCGAAGACCAAGGTCCGCTTCTCGCGTCACAACATCTACATGCGCGACGGCAACACCTGCCAGTACTGCGGGCAAGAGCTGCCGCGTTCCGATCTGAACCTGGACCACGTGGTGCCGCGCGCCCAGGGCGGTCGCACCACCTGGGAGAACGTCGTCTGCTGCTGCATCGACTGCAACCTGACCAAGGCCGCCCGCACGCCCGATCAGGCCGGGATGAAGCTGCTGAAGACGCCCCTGCGCCCGCGCTGGACCCCGACCTTCCGCACCAACGGCGGCAAGATCCGCTACCGCGAGTGGCTCCCCTTCCTGGGCGTGGCCGACGCGTCGTACTGGAACGTCGAACTCAAAGACGACTAGGCCGCGCGCGGCAGTCTACTCGTCGGTCAGTTGAACGAGGCCGAGAAGAGCACGTTGAAGGCGGCGACGGTCCAGCTGGCGTTGGAGACCGGCGCGTCGGCGCCAACGCCACTCAAGATCTTGCTGTCCTTTATCGATCCGAGCACCACCTGGCCTGCTAAACCCAAACCCCAATTGTCGGATACCCACCACTCTTTTCCGAACGTCGCCTTCACTGTCACTCCCAGTCGCTGTCGCCGCTACCGCGTTCGATGCCGATAAGGCCGGTCTCCAAATGAAGGCGCGATAAAGCCAGTGCTCCAGAGAGGTAATAGTTGCGATCGCCCACGTAGTAAGTGATCCCGGGCCCGAACCCGACCAGCGTGACGTTGTCGCTGTTGCTGCTGCTGGTGCTGTTGCCGCTGACCTTGAAC encodes:
- a CDS encoding ATP-binding protein → MSIQPVSALVAAIVSFAIGGSVLLREPRRRAHVLFATLSFNIALYSLLSFVAKRFDAGLFYWASLVVAVSLPATAQRFFQAFLGDEAGPPPLSRSTVVGAGIFYTVLGFSRFIEPLHTTTWFGVVFLVYVYAGLYLSVFYLYQRYRTTPSRVEKTRLLYLVVGGVATVTSAVLEAIPHGPSFGNVFIIIYLYFLSQNLVRYRLLDLNELLGRMVVLGTLVFILTLIYGVLVYWVGADEQGLFFFNTLLASTAIVILVEPLRGRVEGAINRWMFQEKYELTRRIETLRADLANVIDMRVLVPRVLSALEDSRRITHASIYLVDPDGSGYELAGHVGPRPEGRFDAITHRSFFERLRRSGVISLEGLEREIAARRTMPAEERESLQLMLRTLEQMNGSVALGFSGEDQLLGALVLRDERLREAYSSDEIEIFRGVATTIGVTLQNSQVYERMKERDRLAALGQMAAGLAHEIRNPLGSIKGAAQFLQPAAAKQTGDSTKEFLDIIVEEVNRLNKIVSQFLDYARPYRGEQRPLEVNEVLKKTLQLIAKEQNSAVEINSRLAEGLPPVRADAEQLLQVFLNLSLNALQAMPQGGQLLLSTSLRRATRRGAAAAFLEVRFRDTGVGIPPGDLRNLFIPFFTTKEKGTGLGLPISQRIIENHGGTIEVRSQPGEGATFTVLLPVESDAYAAYAAHERSDSRGDTTKKGPPPVPPTPGRVPVPPPPASPSLPPPVPAAARGAAATIGSRKG
- a CDS encoding HNH endonuclease, whose protein sequence is MTNSAVLVLNRHYQPIHVTSAKRAFSLLYAGVARVIDPEFKTFDFESWAQLSAEVAGDDVIQTVSRAIRVPRVIVLQLYDRIPKTKVRFSRHNIYMRDGNTCQYCGQELPRSDLNLDHVVPRAQGGRTTWENVVCCCIDCNLTKAARTPDQAGMKLLKTPLRPRWTPTFRTNGGKIRYREWLPFLGVADASYWNVELKDD